The proteins below are encoded in one region of Aeromonas veronii:
- the fadE gene encoding acyl-CoA dehydrogenase FadE produces MTTTLTLLGVILVIGAMAYRRASLFTATLATAIVLVIGTFYGHVPLLVWALFAVVAIPLNLVEFRRNQLTKPLFKIYKSIMPEMSRTEKEAIEAGTTWWEADLFAGNPNWKKLHAIPVATLSAEEQAFMDGPVEDVCRMVNDWEVTHERADLSPEVWQYLKDHKFFAMIIKKKYGGLEFSAYAQSCVLQKLCGASAVLASTVGVPNSLGPGELLQHYGTEEQKDHYLPRLAIGKEIPCFALTSPEAGSDAGSIPDFGIVCKGEWEGEEVFGMRLTWNKRYITLAPIATVLGLAFKLRDPDHLLGEEEELGITCALIPTHIEGVEIGRRHFPLNVPFQNGPTRGEEVFVPLDFIIGGPAMAGQGWRMLVECLSVGRGITLPSNSTGGVKMLALATGAYSRIRRQFKLPIGKMEGIEEPLARLGGNAYIMGAAAKLTVTGIDLGEKPSVISAIVKYHLTDRAQKCIIDAMDIHGGKAICMGPNNYLARGYQGAPIAVTVEGANILTRSMIIYGQGAIRCHPYVLPEMLAASHPDQDVALKAFDKAVFSHVGFAISNLVRSFWLGLTGARFAGAPYKDQTKGYYQQLSRLSANLAFLSDMAMGTLGGELKRKERVSARLGDVLSQLYLASSALKRFQDEGRQQADLPLLHWALQDAMFKAQEAIDELLRNFPNRWIGLALRAVVLPLGRDLKRPSDKLDQQVARLLQTPSATRDRLAEGQYLTREEGNPFGLLEQALDDVLAAEPLFDKICKAEGAKRPFTQLDKVAEAGLALGVINQSEAELLRRAELSRLRTINVDDFDPVDLVANKALFEPSVYHRAA; encoded by the coding sequence ATGACGACGACCCTCACTCTGCTCGGAGTGATCCTGGTGATCGGCGCCATGGCATATCGCCGTGCGTCCCTGTTCACCGCCACGCTGGCCACGGCGATAGTCCTGGTTATCGGCACCTTCTATGGCCATGTCCCCTTGCTGGTGTGGGCACTGTTTGCGGTAGTCGCCATCCCGCTCAACCTGGTGGAGTTTCGCCGCAACCAGCTGACCAAACCCCTGTTCAAGATCTACAAATCCATCATGCCGGAGATGTCCCGCACCGAGAAGGAAGCCATCGAGGCTGGCACCACCTGGTGGGAAGCGGACCTGTTTGCCGGCAATCCAAACTGGAAGAAACTGCACGCCATTCCGGTCGCCACCCTCAGTGCCGAGGAGCAGGCCTTCATGGACGGCCCGGTGGAAGACGTGTGCCGCATGGTCAATGACTGGGAAGTGACCCACGAGCGCGCGGATCTCTCCCCTGAGGTGTGGCAGTACCTGAAGGATCACAAGTTCTTCGCCATGATCATCAAGAAGAAGTACGGCGGGCTGGAATTCTCCGCCTATGCCCAGTCCTGCGTGCTGCAGAAACTCTGTGGCGCCAGTGCCGTACTCGCCTCCACCGTCGGCGTACCCAACTCCCTCGGCCCGGGTGAGTTGCTGCAACACTACGGCACCGAGGAGCAGAAAGACCACTACCTGCCCCGTCTGGCTATTGGCAAGGAGATCCCCTGCTTCGCCCTGACCAGCCCGGAAGCTGGCTCCGACGCCGGCTCCATCCCCGATTTCGGCATCGTCTGCAAGGGCGAATGGGAAGGGGAAGAGGTGTTCGGCATGCGCCTGACCTGGAACAAGCGCTACATCACCCTGGCCCCCATCGCCACCGTGCTCGGTCTCGCCTTCAAGCTGCGTGATCCCGACCATTTACTGGGTGAAGAAGAGGAACTCGGCATCACCTGCGCCCTGATCCCGACCCACATCGAAGGCGTCGAGATCGGTCGCCGCCACTTCCCGCTGAACGTGCCGTTCCAGAACGGCCCGACCCGCGGCGAGGAGGTGTTCGTGCCGCTGGACTTCATCATCGGCGGCCCGGCCATGGCCGGCCAGGGCTGGCGCATGCTGGTGGAGTGCCTCTCCGTCGGCCGCGGCATCACCCTGCCCTCCAACAGCACCGGCGGCGTCAAGATGCTGGCCCTGGCCACCGGCGCCTACAGCCGTATCCGTCGTCAGTTCAAGCTGCCCATCGGCAAGATGGAAGGCATCGAGGAGCCCCTGGCACGCCTCGGTGGCAACGCCTACATCATGGGCGCCGCCGCCAAGTTGACGGTGACCGGTATCGATCTGGGGGAGAAGCCCTCGGTCATCTCCGCCATCGTCAAGTACCACCTCACCGACCGTGCCCAGAAGTGCATCATCGATGCCATGGACATCCACGGCGGCAAGGCCATCTGCATGGGGCCGAACAACTATCTGGCGCGCGGCTATCAGGGCGCCCCCATCGCCGTCACGGTGGAAGGGGCCAACATCCTGACCCGCAGCATGATCATCTACGGCCAGGGTGCCATCCGCTGCCACCCCTATGTTCTGCCGGAGATGCTGGCAGCCAGCCACCCGGATCAGGACGTGGCGCTCAAGGCCTTCGACAAGGCGGTGTTCAGCCACGTGGGCTTCGCCATCAGCAACCTGGTACGCAGCTTCTGGCTGGGTCTCACCGGTGCCCGCTTCGCCGGCGCGCCGTACAAGGATCAGACCAAGGGCTACTACCAGCAGCTCTCCCGCCTGTCCGCCAACCTGGCCTTCCTGTCCGACATGGCCATGGGCACCCTGGGGGGCGAACTCAAGCGCAAGGAACGTGTCTCCGCTCGTCTCGGCGATGTACTGAGCCAGCTCTACCTCGCCTCCAGCGCCCTCAAGCGCTTCCAGGACGAGGGTCGTCAGCAGGCGGATCTGCCGCTGCTGCACTGGGCGCTGCAAGATGCCATGTTCAAGGCACAGGAGGCGATCGACGAGTTGCTGCGCAACTTCCCGAATCGCTGGATTGGATTGGCCCTTCGCGCCGTCGTGCTGCCGCTCGGCCGCGATCTGAAGCGCCCGTCCGACAAGCTGGACCAGCAGGTTGCCCGCTTGCTGCAAACCCCGAGTGCCACCCGTGACCGTCTGGCCGAGGGGCAGTACCTCACCCGCGAGGAGGGCAACCCCTTCGGCCTGCTGGAGCAGGCGCTGGATGACGTACTGGCGGCGGAGCCTCTGTTCGACAAGATCTGCAAGGCGGAAGGTGCCAAACGTCCCTTCACCCAGCTGGACAAGGTCGCCGAGGCGGGTCTTGCGCTCGGCGTCATCAACCAGAGCGAAGCCGAATTGCTGCGCCGCGCCGAACTGAGTCGTCTGCGCACCATCAACGTCGACGACTTCGACCCCGTCGATCTAGTCGCCAACAAGGCACTGTTTGAGCCTTCTGTCTATCACAGAGCGGCCTGA
- the lpcA gene encoding D-sedoheptulose 7-phosphate isomerase — protein MYQELIRNELTEAASVLQAFLADEQNLKNIEAAAILLADSFKQEGKVLSCGNGGSHCDAMHFAEELTGRYRENRPGYAGIAISDPSHLSCVSNDFGYDYVFSRYVEAVGRRGDVLLGISTSGNSGNILKAIEAARAKGMKVIALTGKDGGKMAGLADVEIRVPHFGYADRIQEVHIKVIHILIQLVEKEMAK, from the coding sequence ATGTACCAAGAACTTATCCGCAATGAATTGACCGAAGCTGCCAGCGTGCTCCAGGCCTTTCTGGCCGATGAGCAGAATCTGAAGAACATCGAGGCCGCCGCCATTCTGCTGGCTGACTCCTTCAAGCAGGAAGGCAAGGTACTCTCCTGTGGCAATGGTGGTTCCCACTGCGATGCCATGCATTTTGCAGAGGAACTGACTGGTCGTTACCGGGAGAACCGCCCTGGTTATGCTGGCATCGCCATCTCGGATCCGAGCCATCTCTCCTGCGTCTCCAATGACTTTGGCTACGACTATGTCTTCTCCCGCTATGTGGAAGCCGTCGGTCGCCGTGGTGACGTGCTGCTCGGCATCTCCACCAGTGGCAACTCCGGCAACATCCTCAAAGCCATCGAGGCCGCCCGTGCCAAGGGCATGAAGGTGATCGCCCTGACCGGCAAGGACGGCGGCAAGATGGCCGGCCTCGCGGACGTCGAGATCCGGGTGCCCCATTTCGGTTATGCCGACCGCATTCAGGAAGTGCACATCAAGGTGATCCACATCCTGATCCAGCTGGTTGAAAAAGAGATGGCCAAGTAA
- a CDS encoding class II glutamine amidotransferase, which translates to MCELLGMSANVPTDICFSFTGLMLRGGKTGPHKDGWGITFYEGRGFRTFKDPEPSAQSPIAKLVQALPIKSRAVVSHIRQANRGCVSLENTHPFTRELWGRYWTFAHNGQLTGYKKLPTGRHRPVGDTDSEHAFCWLLGKLEQKYPKRPANFPAMFRYLGTLCDELRTLGVFNMLLSDGEFVMTYCSNNLYWLTRRAPFGEARLLDEDVAIDFQSETTPNDVVTLIATRPLTGNENWVKMAAGESCLFRLGERVEGKGLGADSQA; encoded by the coding sequence ATGTGTGAACTGCTCGGCATGAGCGCCAATGTGCCGACCGACATCTGCTTCAGCTTTACCGGGCTGATGCTGCGGGGTGGCAAGACGGGGCCCCACAAGGATGGCTGGGGGATCACCTTCTATGAGGGGCGCGGTTTTCGCACCTTCAAGGATCCCGAACCCAGTGCCCAGTCGCCCATTGCCAAACTGGTACAGGCGCTGCCCATCAAGAGTCGCGCCGTGGTCAGCCATATCCGGCAGGCCAACCGGGGCTGTGTCTCTTTGGAGAACACGCACCCCTTCACCCGGGAATTGTGGGGACGTTATTGGACCTTCGCCCATAACGGCCAGCTGACGGGCTACAAGAAGCTGCCGACCGGGCGCCATCGTCCGGTGGGCGATACCGACAGCGAGCACGCCTTCTGCTGGCTGCTTGGCAAGCTGGAGCAGAAATACCCCAAGCGCCCCGCCAACTTCCCCGCCATGTTCCGCTACCTGGGCACGCTTTGCGACGAGTTGCGCACCCTGGGGGTGTTCAACATGCTGCTCTCGGACGGCGAATTCGTGATGACCTATTGCAGCAACAACCTCTACTGGCTGACTCGCAGGGCCCCCTTCGGGGAGGCGCGTCTGCTCGATGAGGATGTGGCCATCGATTTTCAGAGCGAGACCACGCCCAACGACGTGGTAACCCTGATCGCGACCCGGCCGCTGACCGGCAATGAAAACTGGGTGAAGATGGCCGCCGGAGAGTCCTGTCTGTTCCGGCTGGGTGAGCGGGTGGAAGGCAAGGGTCTTGGCGCAGACTCTCAGGCATAA
- a CDS encoding Hpt domain-containing protein, whose translation MEWLDQKVLRQLAEDIGQEMMPVVISVFVEEVGEQLAQLRPLYEQRDWPAMARIAHSMKSSCGSYGAEPSYRQVLALELACRQEDAQTAGQLLTQLEHSLPQVFSHLACYH comes from the coding sequence ATGGAATGGCTGGATCAGAAGGTTCTGCGACAACTGGCGGAAGACATCGGACAGGAGATGATGCCCGTGGTCATCTCCGTGTTTGTCGAGGAGGTGGGTGAGCAACTGGCCCAGCTCAGGCCGCTGTACGAGCAGCGGGACTGGCCCGCCATGGCGCGCATTGCCCATAGCATGAAGTCCTCCTGCGGCAGTTATGGTGCCGAGCCCAGCTATCGGCAAGTGCTGGCGCTGGAGCTTGCCTGCCGCCAGGAGGATGCGCAGACCGCAGGGCAGCTATTGACCCAGCTGGAGCATTCCCTGCCACAGGTATTCTCCCACCTGGCATGCTATCACTGA
- a CDS encoding gluconeogenesis factor YvcK family protein, producing MWQNNINDFERVVAIGGGHGMGRVLSSLSFLGPRLTGIVTTTDNGGSTGRLRKNQECIAWGDLRNCLNQLVTEPGIGSLLFEYRFTGKGELAGHNLGNLMLLALDNLCIRPLDAIRLISDMLKIEPQLLPMSEQPTDLCAHTRCGDQILGEVSIDQLTTPPLSLGLSPMVPATREAVQALTRADMIILGPGSFLTSVMPPLLLDELADAIRSSQAIVVFISNLVAEEGPAGQLTLLNQYRWLEERIGSGRIDAILAPEEQSVPELAHRLILADLGEAALPHRHDRRKLRLALDGVIQGWHLAHDKLG from the coding sequence ATGTGGCAGAACAATATCAATGACTTTGAACGAGTCGTCGCCATAGGTGGTGGCCACGGCATGGGTCGGGTGCTCTCTTCCCTCTCGTTTCTGGGGCCTCGTCTCACCGGTATCGTCACCACCACGGACAACGGTGGTTCCACCGGTCGCCTGCGCAAGAATCAGGAGTGCATCGCCTGGGGAGACTTGCGCAACTGCCTCAACCAGTTGGTGACCGAACCCGGCATCGGCAGCCTGTTGTTCGAATACCGCTTCACCGGCAAGGGGGAACTCGCGGGTCACAACCTTGGCAATCTGATGCTGCTGGCCCTGGACAATCTCTGCATCCGGCCCCTCGACGCCATTCGCCTCATCAGCGACATGCTGAAAATCGAGCCCCAGTTGCTCCCCATGTCCGAGCAACCCACGGATCTCTGTGCCCACACCCGCTGTGGCGATCAGATCCTCGGGGAGGTGTCCATCGATCAGCTCACGACGCCCCCCCTGTCACTGGGACTTAGCCCCATGGTGCCGGCCACCCGGGAAGCAGTGCAGGCCCTGACCCGGGCCGACATGATCATCCTGGGGCCCGGCAGCTTCCTCACCTCCGTCATGCCCCCGCTGCTGCTCGACGAGCTGGCAGATGCCATCCGAAGCAGCCAGGCCATCGTCGTCTTCATCAGCAATCTGGTGGCAGAAGAGGGGCCCGCCGGTCAGCTCACGCTGCTCAATCAATATCGCTGGCTGGAGGAGAGAATTGGGAGCGGCCGCATCGATGCCATCCTGGCTCCCGAAGAGCAGTCGGTTCCCGAACTGGCCCATCGCCTCATCCTGGCGGATCTCGGCGAGGCGGCACTGCCCCATCGCCATGATCGCCGCAAACTCAGGCTGGCGCTGGACGGGGTGATCCAGGGTTGGCACCTCGCCCATGACAAGCTGGGCTGA
- a CDS encoding FIST signal transduction protein: MVLNFLTAHSIAQTTPLAAEQIADRLFDQIPHPPSLLLVYFTQAHDVAVLRQTLKKRFPESRLIGCSSCCGILTQAGHHAEQGWSLAVAAFYDDKGAYGVAGQAGETLDARQLLRRAIADGGRPGELPQLILLHTSPGLEEVMLAGIEAEFGTTVPVVGGSAADDGVRGQWQLCWDEGDSPQGCVLAVLYPDCQLAFQFHSGYVPTERHGIITALDGREVLTIDHEPAARVYARWVEREEPWQTGPILRETTLSPLARQVGLLDDLPYYKLSHPEAVTPREGLRLFTETRVGERLQLMYSSQEGLLQRSLNAVRIEPEYGMAGTLQPFGALVIFCAGCRLALGDELKDVVSQFRNQLGEIPFVTPFTFGEQGRLPHGELAHGNLMVSSVIFLDS; this comes from the coding sequence ATGGTGTTGAACTTCCTGACAGCTCACTCTATTGCACAGACGACCCCGCTGGCCGCCGAGCAGATAGCGGATAGGCTGTTCGATCAGATACCCCACCCCCCTTCACTCTTGCTGGTCTATTTTACTCAAGCCCACGATGTTGCGGTACTGCGCCAGACCCTCAAAAAACGCTTTCCTGAAAGTCGCCTCATCGGTTGCAGCTCCTGCTGCGGGATCCTGACCCAGGCTGGCCACCATGCCGAGCAGGGATGGAGCCTGGCGGTGGCCGCCTTCTATGACGACAAGGGAGCCTACGGTGTGGCGGGCCAGGCCGGAGAAACGCTGGATGCCCGCCAACTACTGCGCAGAGCCATCGCCGATGGGGGACGTCCCGGAGAGCTGCCGCAACTCATTTTGCTCCACACCAGCCCCGGGCTGGAAGAGGTGATGCTGGCAGGGATCGAAGCGGAGTTTGGCACGACGGTTCCCGTCGTGGGAGGGTCGGCGGCAGATGATGGCGTGAGGGGGCAGTGGCAACTGTGCTGGGACGAGGGCGACAGCCCGCAGGGCTGTGTGTTGGCGGTGCTCTATCCCGATTGCCAGCTCGCCTTCCAGTTCCATTCCGGCTATGTGCCGACCGAGCGACATGGCATCATCACAGCCCTGGATGGACGGGAGGTGCTGACCATCGATCATGAGCCGGCGGCCCGGGTCTATGCCCGCTGGGTGGAGCGTGAGGAGCCCTGGCAGACAGGCCCCATATTGCGGGAGACGACGCTTTCCCCGCTGGCCCGCCAGGTTGGCCTGCTCGATGATCTGCCCTATTACAAGCTCTCCCACCCCGAGGCCGTGACCCCGAGGGAGGGGCTTCGCCTCTTCACCGAGACCCGGGTGGGAGAGCGCTTGCAATTGATGTACAGCAGTCAGGAAGGACTGCTGCAACGCAGCCTGAATGCGGTGCGCATCGAACCCGAGTACGGGATGGCCGGCACTCTGCAGCCCTTCGGAGCCCTGGTCATTTTCTGCGCCGGCTGCCGTCTGGCACTCGGGGATGAGCTGAAGGACGTGGTCAGCCAGTTCCGCAATCAGTTGGGAGAGATCCCCTTCGTCACTCCGTTTACCTTCGGCGAGCAGGGGCGTCTGCCCCATGGCGAGCTGGCTCATGGCAACCTCATGGTATCGAGCGTCATTTTCCTCGATAGCTGA